From a region of the Agromyces ramosus genome:
- a CDS encoding FadR/GntR family transcriptional regulator, producing MKQIARVSLVDTVVEQLRSEIVTGAWPVGSRIPSEAELVEALGVSRPSVREGVRALVQVGLLETRQGDGTYVVADNETAVALKHALHIADVREVLTVRRALDVVAAREAASRRTDDDLQRLRAALEGRRAAVAHEDVDAFIDHDVAFHIGIARASQNALLFELYRSFEDSLRDSVSRTNCFVNGTSDHDDFHSAILTAIESGDGAAATLATLSVLDDQEQSLNDVAP from the coding sequence ATGAAGCAGATCGCACGGGTCTCCCTGGTCGACACGGTCGTCGAGCAGCTGCGAAGCGAGATCGTCACGGGCGCCTGGCCGGTCGGCTCGCGCATCCCCTCCGAGGCCGAACTCGTCGAGGCGCTCGGCGTGAGCCGCCCCTCGGTGCGCGAGGGTGTTCGCGCCCTCGTGCAGGTGGGCCTCCTCGAGACCCGGCAGGGCGACGGCACCTACGTCGTCGCCGACAACGAGACAGCCGTCGCGCTCAAGCACGCGCTCCACATCGCCGATGTGCGCGAGGTACTCACCGTTCGACGAGCACTTGATGTCGTCGCGGCCCGCGAAGCGGCGTCACGGCGAACCGACGACGACCTGCAGCGCCTGCGCGCGGCACTCGAAGGCCGGCGCGCTGCGGTCGCCCATGAAGACGTCGACGCCTTCATCGACCACGACGTCGCCTTCCACATCGGCATCGCCCGCGCCTCGCAGAACGCGCTGCTCTTCGAGCTCTACCGCAGCTTCGAGGACTCTCTCCGCGACTCCGTGAGCCGCACGAACTGCTTCGTCAACGGCACCTCCGATCACGACGACTTCCACTCGGCGATCCTCACCGCGATCGAGTCAGGTGACGGCGCCGCCGCGACCCTCGCGACGCTCAGCGTGCTCGACGATCAAGAGCAGTCGCTGAATGACGTCGCACCCTGA
- a CDS encoding ABC transporter permease codes for MSLGTYALRRSGGLLLVLLVTSFLVFGLLYLAPGSPLAFILGPRGGTPEQIAMVTEQYHLNDPFFVRYAAWLGDILRGDLGYSIVYRQDVSALISGRVGTTLALVSMAAIIITVVGIGAGTFAALRGGWGDQLTSALAAVGLSTPSFVIGVALISVFAVGLGWFPTFGSGTSGVDTLWHLTLPAVALSVASAAYLARITRAAVLEESGREHVQTATVRGLAPGRIVRHHVLRNSLIPIVTVLGLTIATLIAGAVVIENVFALDGLGSLLVRAILQRDFAVVQAVILVLVVAFVVVNAIVDFLYTFIDPRIALGSRQ; via the coding sequence ATGTCTCTCGGCACCTACGCGCTGCGGCGGTCGGGCGGGCTGTTGCTCGTGCTGCTCGTGACCTCGTTCCTCGTGTTCGGGTTGCTGTACCTGGCACCCGGCAGCCCGCTCGCCTTCATCCTCGGGCCGCGCGGTGGCACGCCCGAGCAGATTGCCATGGTGACCGAGCAGTACCACCTGAACGATCCGTTCTTCGTGAGATACGCGGCATGGCTCGGCGACATCCTGAGGGGTGATCTCGGCTATTCGATCGTCTACCGGCAGGATGTCTCGGCGCTCATCTCCGGGCGGGTCGGCACGACACTGGCGCTCGTCTCGATGGCCGCGATCATCATCACGGTGGTCGGCATCGGGGCCGGCACCTTCGCGGCGTTGCGCGGGGGCTGGGGCGACCAGCTCACCTCGGCCCTCGCGGCGGTCGGCCTGTCGACGCCGTCGTTCGTCATCGGCGTGGCGCTCATTAGCGTCTTCGCCGTCGGCCTTGGCTGGTTCCCGACCTTCGGGTCGGGAACCAGCGGGGTCGACACCCTCTGGCACCTGACCCTGCCCGCGGTGGCGCTCTCGGTCGCGAGCGCGGCCTACCTCGCCCGCATCACGCGGGCCGCGGTGCTCGAGGAGAGCGGCCGCGAGCACGTGCAGACGGCGACGGTTCGAGGTCTCGCACCGGGGCGCATCGTGCGCCACCACGTGCTGCGCAATTCGCTCATCCCCATCGTCACGGTGCTCGGCCTGACGATCGCGACCCTCATCGCGGGTGCCGTCGTGATCGAGAACGTGTTCGCGCTCGACGGTCTCGGCTCGCTGCTCGTGCGGGCGATCCTGCAGCGCGACTTCGCCGTCGTGCAGGCCGTGATCCTCGTGCTCGTGGTCGCCTTCGTCGTGGTCAACGCGATCGTCGACTTCCTCTACACCTTCATCGATCCGCGCATCGCGCTCGGGAGCCGGCAATGA
- a CDS encoding ankyrin repeat domain-containing protein — MTETAAPRLANPDGTLLTAAATGDAATVDLAVRAGADVEARDDHRRTALLLAATGDHVGAARVLVAAGADPDALDDRSDTPWLVTGVTGSVAMAEVLLPAHPDLTIRNRYGGISIIPAAERGHVEYLQRVLQTDIDVNHVNDLGWTALLEAVILGDGGARHQDTVRVLLEAGADPAIADHDGVTPLEHARSRGYTEIARLLE; from the coding sequence GTGACCGAGACCGCCGCGCCCCGACTGGCCAACCCCGACGGAACCCTGCTCACCGCTGCGGCGACCGGCGACGCCGCGACGGTCGACCTCGCCGTGCGTGCGGGCGCCGACGTCGAGGCGCGCGATGACCACCGGCGCACGGCGCTGCTGCTCGCGGCCACTGGCGACCACGTCGGCGCGGCGCGGGTGCTCGTTGCTGCAGGCGCGGACCCTGACGCGCTCGATGACCGCAGCGATACGCCGTGGCTCGTCACCGGCGTCACGGGCAGCGTTGCGATGGCCGAGGTGCTGCTGCCGGCGCATCCCGATCTCACAATCCGCAACCGCTACGGCGGTATCTCGATCATCCCGGCGGCGGAGCGCGGCCACGTCGAGTACCTGCAGCGCGTGCTGCAGACCGACATCGACGTGAATCACGTGAACGACCTCGGCTGGACGGCGCTGCTCGAGGCCGTCATCCTCGGCGACGGTGGGGCACGCCACCAAGACACGGTGCGTGTGCTGCTCGAGGCCGGCGCCGACCCGGCGATCGCCGACCACGACGGCGTGACCCCGCTCGAGCACGCCCGCTCACGCGGCTACACGGAGATCGCCCGCCTGCTCGAGTGA
- a CDS encoding nuclease-related domain-containing protein, producing MNENVVAESLGLRRPATSVIAECLRVQATVPPNSAVQRFFGVSPLGREAEPWYTGALGELDVARRLGGLGPGWFVLHSVPIGAGSSDLDHVVIGPAGVFTINTKHHRGQNVWIGGRRILVNGQRTDHLRNAKHEAKRTSQLLSVAARELVDVTPIIAIVGAGGMTVRERPHDIVVLCESELVRWLQRHPVTLAPAQAQQLAALAALPVTWRRMPETDIVDHSAFERLRAAVDRARRKRRGWAFAVIAAIPVAFLLAWSALLGVLLR from the coding sequence ATGAACGAGAACGTCGTCGCCGAGTCCCTCGGGCTGCGCCGGCCCGCGACATCCGTCATCGCCGAATGCCTGCGCGTGCAGGCGACAGTGCCGCCGAACTCCGCGGTGCAGCGGTTCTTCGGCGTCTCGCCGCTCGGGCGCGAAGCAGAACCCTGGTACACCGGCGCACTCGGTGAGCTGGATGTCGCGCGGCGGCTCGGGGGGCTCGGGCCGGGATGGTTCGTGCTGCACTCGGTACCGATCGGTGCCGGGTCGAGCGATCTCGACCATGTCGTGATCGGGCCCGCCGGGGTCTTCACCATCAACACCAAGCATCACCGCGGCCAGAACGTGTGGATCGGCGGGCGCCGCATCCTCGTCAACGGGCAGCGCACCGACCACCTGCGCAACGCGAAGCACGAGGCGAAACGCACGTCGCAACTGCTCTCAGTCGCAGCCCGCGAGCTGGTCGACGTGACGCCGATCATCGCAATCGTCGGGGCGGGCGGGATGACGGTGCGCGAGCGCCCGCACGACATCGTCGTGCTGTGCGAGTCCGAGCTCGTCAGGTGGCTGCAGCGGCATCCGGTCACCCTCGCGCCGGCGCAGGCGCAGCAGCTCGCGGCGCTCGCGGCACTACCTGTCACCTGGCGACGGATGCCCGAGACCGACATCGTCGATCACTCGGCATTCGAACGGCTGCGCGCCGCGGTCGATCGCGCCCGCCGCAAGCGGCGCGGGTGGGCGTTCGCCGTGATCGCGGCGATCCCGGTGGCGTTCCTGCTTGCGTGGTCGGCGCTGCTCGGGGTGCTGCTGCGCTGA
- a CDS encoding chlorohydrolase family protein produces MRTLITADHVLAHDGSGHVELRDGAVLVVDGRIAAVGSADELASEWAGEVDEHVALGESLLMPGLIDLDALADIDHLILDSWSDAPESARLEWSAAYFADGRHDVLDPAERSTMRRYALTQLALHGITSLMPIASEVHSAWAETHDDLADVARIASELGLRAFLGPSYRSGVHVAGDDGAVSVAWDDEEGRRGFAEALRFLDTVAALDDPLITGVLAPCRVETVREELLAATARESAARGVLVRVHALQGLDERALIMADRGTTPMGLLDRVGLLNDRTIIAHAVYLDLHSEVDGEDRGDLAALAAAGVSIIHCPLTNNRYAFLLERLSRYLDAGVNVSLGTDSFPPDLIRGIDAGVQLAKQQHGDLSRGLLAEYVEAATLGGARALHRPDLGRIAPGATADLVAFALDDLRLGPVEDPLRTLVLTGTGRDAHFSMVGGRVVMRDGAIPGVDVDALRREGQRIFEKLRAAYRERDYRAAPAAAGAGAAGELFPPVFPVASTRVPRMTT; encoded by the coding sequence ATGCGCACCCTGATCACCGCCGACCACGTGCTCGCACACGACGGCTCGGGTCACGTCGAACTGCGCGACGGCGCGGTGCTCGTCGTCGACGGGCGCATCGCCGCGGTCGGATCCGCGGACGAGCTCGCGAGTGAGTGGGCGGGCGAGGTCGACGAGCACGTCGCACTCGGCGAGAGCCTGCTGATGCCCGGCCTCATCGACCTCGACGCGCTCGCCGACATCGACCACCTCATCCTCGATTCCTGGTCGGATGCCCCTGAGTCGGCGCGGCTCGAATGGTCGGCGGCGTACTTCGCCGACGGTCGCCACGACGTGCTCGACCCCGCCGAGCGCAGCACGATGCGGCGCTACGCGCTCACGCAACTCGCCCTGCACGGCATCACCTCGCTCATGCCCATCGCCTCGGAGGTGCATTCGGCCTGGGCCGAGACCCATGACGATCTGGCGGATGTCGCGCGCATCGCGAGCGAGCTCGGCCTCCGCGCCTTCCTCGGCCCCTCGTATCGTTCGGGCGTGCACGTCGCCGGCGATGACGGCGCCGTCTCGGTGGCGTGGGACGACGAGGAGGGGCGACGCGGCTTCGCCGAGGCGCTGCGGTTCCTCGACACGGTCGCCGCGCTCGACGACCCGCTCATCACGGGCGTGCTCGCCCCGTGCCGTGTCGAGACGGTGCGTGAAGAGCTGCTCGCCGCGACGGCGCGCGAGTCGGCGGCGCGAGGCGTGCTCGTGCGCGTGCATGCGCTGCAGGGCCTCGACGAGCGAGCGCTGATCATGGCCGACCGCGGCACCACCCCCATGGGATTGCTCGACCGCGTCGGGCTGTTGAACGACCGCACGATCATCGCCCACGCCGTCTACCTCGACCTGCACTCGGAGGTCGACGGCGAAGACCGCGGCGACCTTGCGGCGCTCGCCGCGGCCGGCGTGTCGATCATCCATTGCCCGCTCACCAACAACCGCTACGCGTTCCTGCTCGAGCGGCTCTCGCGCTACCTCGACGCCGGCGTGAACGTGAGCCTCGGCACCGACTCGTTCCCGCCCGACCTGATCCGCGGCATCGACGCGGGCGTGCAGCTCGCCAAGCAGCAGCACGGCGACCTCTCGCGCGGGTTGCTCGCCGAATATGTCGAGGCTGCCACGCTCGGCGGCGCCCGTGCGCTGCACCGACCAGACCTCGGTCGCATCGCCCCGGGCGCGACCGCCGACCTCGTCGCCTTCGCCCTCGACGACCTGCGCCTCGGCCCGGTCGAGGATCCGCTGCGCACCCTCGTGCTCACCGGCACTGGGCGGGACGCGCACTTCAGCATGGTCGGCGGCCGCGTCGTCATGCGCGACGGTGCCATCCCGGGGGTCGACGTCGACGCGTTGCGCCGCGAGGGCCAACGCATCTTCGAGAAGTTGCGGGCGGCGTATCGCGAGCGCGACTACCGCGCGGCCCCTGCGGCCGCCGGCGCGGGCGCGGCGGGCGAGCTCTTCCCGCCGGTGTTCCCGGTCGCGAGCACCCGAGTGCCGAGGATGACCACGTGA
- a CDS encoding ATP-binding cassette domain-containing protein: MSNPSEAIVVARNLQKVFPAPRGSKGEPIVAVDDVSFELHPNECLAIVGESGSGKTTVARMLVGLETVTAGELTVRGESRAKGVKHLADRRRWAREVQYVFQDPYSSLNGRQRIGDIVESSVALHTRGTPGKREARNTARDILDSVGLGSQFAEKFPHQLSGGQRQRVAIARALAANPAVIVLDEAVAALDVSIQAQILNLLTDIRAEREVSYLFISHDLAVVNQVSERMIVMERGVVVDAGATAELLANPVHPYTRSLRAAVPRPGWKPLRRERLAVASPSSESPAA, translated from the coding sequence ATGAGCAATCCGAGCGAGGCGATCGTCGTCGCACGCAACCTGCAGAAGGTGTTCCCGGCCCCACGCGGCTCGAAGGGCGAACCGATCGTCGCGGTCGACGACGTCTCGTTCGAGCTCCACCCGAACGAGTGCCTCGCGATCGTCGGCGAGTCGGGTTCGGGCAAGACCACGGTCGCCCGCATGCTCGTGGGCCTCGAGACGGTGACGGCGGGCGAGCTCACCGTGCGCGGCGAGTCGCGCGCCAAGGGGGTGAAGCACCTCGCCGACCGGCGCCGCTGGGCCCGCGAGGTGCAGTACGTCTTCCAAGACCCGTACTCCTCGCTCAACGGGCGCCAGCGCATCGGCGACATCGTCGAGTCGAGCGTCGCGCTGCACACGCGAGGCACGCCCGGCAAGCGCGAGGCCCGCAACACGGCGCGCGACATCCTCGACAGCGTGGGGCTCGGCTCGCAGTTCGCCGAGAAGTTCCCGCACCAGCTCTCGGGCGGGCAGCGCCAGCGCGTGGCGATCGCACGTGCGCTCGCCGCGAACCCGGCGGTGATCGTGCTCGACGAGGCCGTCGCGGCGCTCGACGTGTCGATCCAGGCGCAGATCCTGAACCTGCTCACCGACATCCGCGCCGAGCGCGAGGTGAGCTACCTGTTCATCTCGCACGACCTCGCCGTCGTGAACCAGGTCTCCGAGCGCATGATTGTGATGGAACGCGGCGTCGTGGTCGACGCCGGTGCCACCGCCGAGCTGCTGGCGAATCCGGTGCATCCGTACACTCGTTCGCTGCGCGCCGCCGTGCCGCGACCGGGCTGGAAGCCGTTGCGCCGTGAACGCCTCGCCGTGGCGTCGCCGTCGTCCGAGTCGCCGGCGGCGTAG
- a CDS encoding ABC transporter substrate-binding protein yields MFTPKTMFAAASIATAALLLTACTADDTTDTQSGLSLDLENLATTTTPGTEPVDEVKWNLPYEPMSLDPIFGFNYAENTVTANLCESLVRMKPDLSTEPGLATNVAQPDDTTLVYTIRDGVTFWNGNPLTAEDVAYSLQRQVGETATSYFASYFVNVDSVEVTGPSEVTVKLKQPDVLFAQAMGTAAGAIVEKAAAEAAGEAFGTPDGGLQCTGPFSLEAWNSGRSIQLAANPGYWDATLAPKVQRLSFSFIADESTAVNALRTGDVDGQFFYLPPAGLSQLENGDEVTTTYGESLVFWTMITTNLTGGLADERIRQALSLAIDRKGLAKVVFQGAAVPATTLAGPGYWGYETDAFATAFEEFSADADLEQAKQLVAEAGAPAEPIVLAVQGSSAVHEQTANLIQAAGQAIGLKIESKVIPVEQFGNLYFDENAREGLDGFFTTNYGNFADPLDVYTMFHTADSHNYSGWDGADEQLAAARRTTDPAERAELVIEAQEHITKGLSWIPLAYEPVTLVQNTRISGATASFAYLYAPWAATIGGVK; encoded by the coding sequence GTGTTCACCCCGAAGACGATGTTCGCCGCGGCATCCATCGCGACCGCCGCCCTGCTCTTGACGGCATGCACTGCCGATGACACGACCGACACGCAGTCGGGGCTCAGCCTCGACCTCGAGAACCTCGCCACCACCACGACGCCCGGCACCGAACCGGTCGACGAGGTGAAATGGAACCTGCCGTACGAACCGATGTCGCTCGACCCCATCTTCGGCTTCAACTACGCCGAGAACACGGTCACTGCCAACCTGTGCGAGAGCCTCGTGCGCATGAAACCCGACCTTTCGACCGAACCGGGGCTCGCCACGAACGTGGCCCAGCCCGACGACACCACGCTCGTCTACACGATCCGCGACGGGGTCACCTTCTGGAACGGCAACCCGCTCACCGCGGAAGACGTGGCGTACTCCCTGCAGCGCCAGGTCGGCGAGACGGCGACGAGCTACTTCGCGAGCTACTTCGTGAACGTCGACTCGGTCGAGGTGACGGGCCCGAGCGAGGTGACGGTCAAGCTGAAGCAGCCCGACGTGCTCTTCGCCCAGGCGATGGGCACGGCCGCTGGAGCGATCGTGGAGAAGGCGGCGGCCGAAGCGGCGGGCGAGGCGTTCGGCACCCCCGACGGCGGGCTGCAGTGCACCGGCCCGTTCTCCCTCGAGGCGTGGAACTCGGGGCGGAGCATCCAGCTCGCGGCGAACCCGGGCTACTGGGATGCCACGCTCGCGCCGAAGGTGCAGCGACTCAGCTTCAGCTTCATCGCCGATGAGTCGACCGCGGTGAACGCGCTCCGCACGGGCGACGTCGACGGCCAGTTCTTCTACCTTCCGCCTGCGGGTCTGTCGCAGCTCGAGAACGGCGACGAGGTCACGACCACGTACGGCGAGTCACTCGTGTTCTGGACGATGATCACGACCAACCTCACCGGCGGCCTCGCCGACGAGCGCATCCGCCAGGCGCTCTCGCTCGCGATCGACCGAAAGGGGCTCGCGAAGGTCGTCTTCCAGGGGGCTGCCGTGCCGGCCACGACCCTCGCCGGCCCCGGCTACTGGGGCTACGAGACCGATGCCTTCGCGACGGCATTCGAGGAGTTCTCGGCCGACGCCGACCTTGAGCAGGCCAAGCAGCTCGTCGCCGAGGCCGGCGCTCCTGCCGAGCCGATCGTGCTCGCCGTGCAGGGCAGCTCGGCCGTGCACGAACAGACCGCGAACCTCATCCAGGCCGCGGGTCAGGCGATCGGCCTCAAGATCGAGTCGAAGGTCATCCCGGTCGAGCAGTTCGGCAACCTCTACTTCGACGAGAACGCCCGTGAGGGACTCGACGGCTTCTTCACGACCAACTACGGCAACTTCGCCGACCCGCTCGACGTCTACACGATGTTCCACACCGCCGACAGCCACAACTACTCCGGCTGGGACGGGGCCGATGAGCAGCTCGCGGCAGCCCGCCGCACGACCGACCCGGCCGAGCGCGCTGAGCTCGTGATCGAGGCTCAGGAGCACATCACCAAGGGGCTCTCGTGGATCCCGCTCGCCTACGAGCCGGTGACGCTCGTGCAGAACACGCGCATCTCGGGTGCGACGGCCTCGTTCGCCTACCTGTACGCGCCGTGGGCGGCGACGATCGGTGGGGTGAAGTAA
- a CDS encoding amidohydrolase family protein — MSNSRSAPPALVVAPLVDAHIHPDKTSWGGPWMSRLPADSLPALIANDLATQRGYGRSLEERAFALLSAALRSGTLAMRAHVDVSSELGTANVEGVRAAAERLAPALTVQIVAFPQFGLLTNPGTIEAMAASLDAGADLVGGIDPLGLEGDVAGHLDAVFGLAERAGRDLDIHLHDGGEPGLAQIGEIAARTVAAGMQGRVTVSHAFALAEASAPTLLDTLDRVAAARLWITTCALGPDPVPDLALLAEHGVQLAVGSDGVRDSWSPFGTGSMVDRTHLLAYRTGAITDAELEHCYRLASTEGGRMLGIPDIADWSGSSSDTRLEFVAESIAQLVVDRPEPSRVIRAGREVHHRTP; from the coding sequence GTGTCCAACTCTCGTTCCGCCCCACCCGCGCTCGTCGTCGCGCCCCTCGTCGATGCGCACATCCACCCCGACAAGACCTCATGGGGCGGGCCGTGGATGTCGCGACTTCCCGCGGACTCGCTTCCCGCGCTCATCGCCAACGACCTTGCCACGCAGCGGGGCTACGGGCGCAGCCTCGAGGAACGTGCCTTCGCGCTGCTGAGCGCGGCGCTTCGCAGCGGCACGCTCGCCATGCGGGCGCATGTCGACGTCTCGAGCGAGCTCGGCACCGCCAACGTCGAGGGTGTCCGCGCCGCAGCAGAGCGCCTCGCCCCCGCTCTCACCGTGCAGATCGTCGCCTTTCCGCAGTTCGGGTTGCTGACCAACCCGGGCACGATCGAGGCCATGGCAGCATCGCTCGACGCCGGCGCCGACCTCGTCGGGGGCATCGACCCGCTCGGGCTCGAGGGCGACGTCGCCGGGCACCTCGACGCCGTCTTCGGCCTGGCCGAGCGCGCGGGCCGCGACCTCGATATCCACCTGCATGACGGAGGCGAACCGGGCCTCGCGCAGATTGGCGAGATCGCCGCGCGAACCGTCGCCGCGGGCATGCAGGGGCGCGTCACCGTCAGCCACGCCTTCGCGCTTGCGGAGGCATCCGCCCCCACCTTGCTCGACACCCTCGACCGGGTCGCCGCGGCTCGCCTCTGGATCACCACGTGCGCGCTCGGGCCCGACCCGGTGCCCGACCTCGCCCTGCTCGCCGAGCACGGGGTGCAGCTCGCGGTCGGCTCCGACGGCGTGCGCGACTCGTGGTCGCCGTTCGGCACCGGCAGCATGGTCGACCGCACCCACCTGCTCGCGTACCGCACCGGCGCGATCACCGACGCCGAGCTCGAGCATTGCTATCGCCTCGCCTCGACCGAGGGCGGGCGCATGCTCGGGATACCTGACATCGCCGACTGGTCGGGGTCCTCCAGTGACACCCGCCTCGAGTTCGTTGCCGAGTCCATCGCACAACTCGTCGTCGATCGCCCCGAGCCGAGCCGCGTCATCCGCGCCGGGCGAGAGGTGCATCACCGAACGCCGTAG
- a CDS encoding ABC transporter permease, translating to MTTPSTTSLAVARVARERRAPGLARVTTGRLGISGCTAAGILLLIALAAIFAPIVAPYDPDFPDLLASLSGPSPAHLLGADALGRDILSRLIWGSRITLAGPGLVILIATVAGTLLALLAAWRGGRTDTAISWFLDVLFSVPGIVFGLIAVAIWGPSLATVVGGLAIAYVPYVARVVRGAALRERNMPYVSAAWLQGHSGTSISFTQVLPNVQPIVVAQAVSSLGFAVIDLAALSFLGLGVQPPTADLGLMVKSGFDSVLRGQPIEAIAAGSLIVVIVCCVTIIGDRLTSSARSIR from the coding sequence ATGACCACCCCATCCACCACGAGCCTCGCCGTCGCCCGCGTCGCGCGCGAACGACGCGCACCAGGCCTCGCCCGGGTCACCACCGGTCGCCTCGGCATCTCGGGCTGCACCGCCGCCGGCATCCTGCTCCTCATCGCGCTCGCGGCGATCTTCGCGCCCATCGTCGCCCCCTACGACCCCGACTTCCCCGACCTGCTCGCGTCGCTCAGCGGTCCGTCGCCCGCGCACCTGCTCGGCGCCGACGCGCTCGGCCGTGACATCCTGTCGCGACTGATCTGGGGCTCTCGCATCACGCTCGCCGGGCCGGGTCTCGTCATCCTCATCGCGACCGTCGCCGGCACGCTGCTCGCACTGCTCGCCGCCTGGCGAGGCGGACGCACCGACACGGCGATCTCCTGGTTCCTCGACGTGCTCTTCTCGGTGCCCGGCATCGTGTTCGGACTCATCGCGGTCGCGATCTGGGGGCCGAGCCTCGCCACGGTGGTCGGCGGCCTGGCCATCGCCTACGTGCCGTACGTGGCCCGCGTCGTGCGCGGGGCGGCGCTGCGCGAGCGCAACATGCCGTACGTCTCGGCGGCGTGGCTGCAGGGCCATTCCGGCACCAGCATCAGCTTCACGCAGGTGCTGCCGAACGTGCAGCCGATCGTGGTCGCCCAGGCCGTGTCGTCGCTGGGCTTCGCCGTGATCGACCTCGCCGCGTTGTCGTTCCTCGGCCTCGGGGTGCAGCCGCCGACGGCCGACCTCGGCCTCATGGTCAAGAGCGGCTTCGACTCGGTGCTGCGCGGCCAGCCGATCGAGGCGATCGCGGCGGGCAGCCTCATCGTCGTGATCGTCTGCTGCGTCACGATCATCGGCGACCGGCTCACCTCGAGTGCAAGGAGCATCCGATGA
- a CDS encoding helix-turn-helix transcriptional regulator — protein sequence MDREQLADFLRHRRESLRPEDVGLRTGARRRVAGLRRGEVAELTGMSADYYTRLEQGRGPQPSAQMLAALARALRLTTDERDHLYRISGHHAPTRTRLDPHVAPALQRVLDRLDDTPAMVLSSLAETLVQNRLAAAIFGDHSRFTGMARSAIYRWFTDASERDVYPVADQPRQGRAHVANLRVAYGLGGPASRAGQLVRALQKESAEFAELWERHEVASRFEDHKTLLHPEVGAIEVDCQALLTEDQSQALLILTAAPRSEAADKLALLRVLGQEQFTS from the coding sequence ATGGACCGCGAACAGCTCGCCGACTTCCTCCGCCACCGGCGCGAGAGCCTGCGCCCCGAAGATGTCGGCCTGCGCACCGGCGCTCGCAGGCGGGTCGCCGGGTTGCGCCGCGGCGAGGTCGCCGAACTCACCGGCATGTCGGCCGACTACTACACCCGCCTCGAACAGGGTCGCGGCCCCCAGCCGTCGGCGCAGATGCTCGCCGCGCTCGCCCGGGCGCTGCGGCTCACGACCGACGAGCGCGACCACCTCTACCGCATCAGCGGTCACCACGCGCCGACGCGCACACGCCTCGACCCGCACGTCGCTCCGGCGCTGCAGCGAGTGCTCGACCGGCTCGACGACACTCCCGCCATGGTGCTCTCGAGTCTCGCCGAGACACTCGTGCAGAACCGGCTGGCGGCGGCGATCTTCGGCGATCACTCCCGCTTCACCGGCATGGCGCGATCGGCGATCTATCGATGGTTCACGGATGCCTCTGAGCGCGACGTGTACCCGGTCGCCGACCAGCCTCGGCAGGGCCGCGCTCACGTGGCGAACCTTCGCGTGGCCTACGGCCTCGGCGGACCCGCATCGCGCGCCGGGCAACTCGTGCGTGCCCTGCAGAAGGAGAGCGCCGAGTTCGCCGAGCTGTGGGAGCGGCACGAGGTCGCCAGCCGCTTCGAGGACCACAAGACCTTGCTCCACCCCGAGGTCGGCGCGATCGAGGTCGACTGCCAGGCGCTGCTCACTGAAGACCAGTCGCAGGCGCTACTGATCCTCACCGCCGCTCCACGCTCCGAAGCCGCCGACAAGCTCGCACTGCTTCGGGTGCTCGGCCAGGAGCAGTTCACCTCGTAG
- a CDS encoding ABC transporter ATP-binding protein: MTEPLLRLDDVRATLQLRGTEQVLLNGVSFTIEAGEALGLVGESGSGKSLTTRAITRMLDPGFRVSGEITFDGTSVLGMNAAQLRRYRVGDVGMIFQDPRAHVNPVHTVGDFLTEALVHTRGVRRDEAERRAVVLLDEVGVRNAEQRLRQYPHELSGGLLQRVMIASVLLAEPRLILADEPTTALDVTAQSDVMAILDEQRRARGLALLFITHDLELAAACCDRLAVMYAGEIVEQGTHVYDAPTHPYTVELMGARPSIDERHARLPVLRYNRETHEMLKAQA, from the coding sequence ATGACCGAACCCCTGTTGCGTCTCGACGACGTGCGGGCGACCCTGCAGCTGCGCGGCACCGAGCAGGTGCTGCTGAACGGCGTCTCGTTCACGATCGAAGCGGGCGAGGCGCTCGGCCTCGTCGGCGAGTCGGGCTCGGGCAAGTCGCTCACCACGAGGGCGATCACCCGCATGCTCGATCCGGGGTTCCGGGTCTCGGGCGAGATCACGTTCGATGGCACGTCCGTGCTCGGCATGAACGCCGCGCAGCTGCGCCGCTACCGGGTCGGCGATGTCGGCATGATCTTCCAGGACCCGCGCGCGCACGTGAACCCCGTGCACACCGTCGGCGACTTCCTCACCGAGGCGCTCGTGCACACGAGGGGCGTGCGCCGCGACGAGGCCGAGCGACGTGCGGTCGTGCTGCTCGACGAGGTCGGCGTGCGCAACGCCGAGCAACGCCTGCGCCAGTACCCGCACGAGCTCTCGGGCGGCCTCCTGCAGCGCGTCATGATCGCGAGCGTGCTGCTCGCCGAGCCGCGTCTCATCCTCGCCGACGAGCCGACCACCGCGCTCGACGTGACCGCGCAGTCCGACGTCATGGCGATCCTCGACGAGCAGCGCCGCGCCCGCGGCCTCGCGCTCCTGTTCATCACCCACGACCTCGAGCTGGCGGCCGCGTGCTGCGACCGGCTCGCGGTCATGTATGCGGGCGAGATCGTCGAGCAGGGCACGCACGTCTACGACGCGCCGACCCACCCCTACACGGTCGAGCTCATGGGCGCCCGCCCGAGCATCGACGAGCGTCACGCCCGGCTGCCGGTGCTGCGCTACAACCGCGAGACCCACGAGATGTTGAAGGCACAGGCATGA